One candidate division KSB1 bacterium DNA segment encodes these proteins:
- a CDS encoding acylphosphatase: MDVGAHIIVTGLVQGVGFRWFVEREAKKLGLTGYVKNLYTGEVEVIVEGDRGMIEELIDVLRVGNRASRVVDVRVTWRKFENKYHDFRIAF, from the coding sequence ATGGACGTTGGTGCTCATATCATCGTAACAGGTTTGGTTCAGGGGGTGGGGTTTCGTTGGTTTGTTGAGCGGGAGGCGAAAAAATTAGGCCTGACTGGTTACGTGAAAAACCTTTACACTGGGGAAGTGGAGGTTATAGTTGAAGGTGATCGCGGGATGATTGAGGAATTGATCGATGTGCTGCGAGTGGGGAATCGTGCTTCGCGCGTTGTGGATGTGAGAGTAACGTGGCGCAAATTCGAAAATAAATATCATGATTTTCGGATTGCCTTTTAG
- the purM gene encoding phosphoribosylformylglycinamidine cyclo-ligase, with protein MKSGLTYKAAGVDIDAGDESVKRIGRLAKTTFNENVIREIGLFGAFYRLNCHGMKQPVLVSSVDGVGTKLKIAFMAGIHDTVGEDLVNHCVNDIMTSGATPLFFLDYLAISQLSVDVVEQIVTGMARGCRNAGCALIGGETAEMPGFYRSGEYDISGTMVGIVDAEEIIDGSKIQRGDILIGLPSNGLHTNGYSLVRKIFFELNQFKIDDYIEELTTTLGQELLRIHRSYQVAILALKDQPFLHGMSHITGGGIEGNTNRILPPQLALRIDWESWPRLEIFHLIQHIGQISEQEMRRVFNLGIGFIFIVDKNYVDGAVETLGKLNEKCYVIGEVI; from the coding sequence ATGAAGTCGGGATTGACCTATAAAGCGGCAGGAGTTGATATCGACGCTGGTGATGAAAGTGTTAAACGAATTGGCAGATTAGCCAAAACGACTTTCAATGAGAACGTGATCCGAGAAATTGGTCTGTTTGGCGCGTTTTATCGCTTGAATTGCCATGGGATGAAGCAGCCGGTGCTAGTGTCCAGCGTCGACGGGGTGGGAACAAAGCTGAAAATCGCATTCATGGCTGGGATCCATGATACAGTGGGGGAAGATCTGGTCAATCATTGCGTCAATGATATTATGACTTCAGGCGCCACGCCACTGTTCTTCTTGGATTATCTGGCTATATCGCAGCTTTCGGTTGATGTCGTAGAGCAGATCGTCACAGGAATGGCGCGCGGTTGTCGCAATGCTGGTTGTGCACTGATCGGAGGGGAGACTGCCGAAATGCCTGGCTTTTACCGATCGGGGGAGTATGATATTTCGGGCACTATGGTGGGCATCGTCGATGCGGAAGAAATTATCGATGGTTCGAAAATTCAGCGGGGTGATATTCTGATTGGGCTTCCATCCAATGGGCTGCATACCAATGGCTATTCTTTGGTGCGAAAAATTTTTTTTGAATTGAACCAATTTAAAATCGACGATTATATTGAAGAATTGACAACGACCCTGGGGCAAGAGCTGCTCCGAATCCATCGAAGTTATCAAGTTGCAATTTTAGCTCTGAAAGATCAGCCGTTTTTGCATGGCATGTCTCACATTACTGGTGGGGGCATTGAGGGCAACACGAACCGCATTTTGCCTCCTCAACTTGCGCTGAGGATCGACTGGGAGAGCTGGCCGCGCTTAGAAATTTTTCACTTGATTCAGCACATCGGACAGATTTCCGAGCAAGAAATGCGCCGAGTGTTCAATTTGGGAATCGGATTTATTTTTATCGTTGATAAAAATTATGTGGATGGGGCAGTGGAAACCTTGGGCAAACTGAATGAAAAATGCTATGTGATTGGAGAGGTAATTTGA
- a CDS encoding MFS transporter, which produces MDSGLHHSTSQELAAHQKSIAFPEEKYYLCRMFSEHDIQKGLRVAIWEGCFATVHITLTTGAFLTGFALMLGVNDFQVALLTAIPLLTQVLQIFSVHVIERVGRRKLISGVFSLFGRTLWALVVLLPFLVQRKSQSVGIFLVIFTIISMAMSFSGAPWLSWMADLVPAKIRGRYFGQRNMILGIITMATSILAGRILDHYKSLNQLPIGFLIVELFAVFCAIIAFGFLLRQPEPPYQRTPSYSFLNMLKQPFQTEKFKKLLTFYLFYIFAVGLAIGYFPVYLLKTLRWSFSTIALLSIGTSLVSLVAQPLWGVLMDRVGHKPVIKITALGLIPVPILYLIATPDHSFPIWLDICFTGVFWSGFNLVMFNMVFHTLPQHGRLGFLAVNSALVGVTNFIAMIFGGWLAQHFASFQFHFLGQIWINYHFLFGLTLILRIAAIPLIDKLEEPEAKSVSRMLRWLFLMINRHLGLEQIAWLFNRSNGKSGS; this is translated from the coding sequence TTGGACAGCGGCTTGCACCATTCGACGTCACAAGAATTGGCCGCTCATCAAAAATCTATTGCATTTCCAGAAGAAAAATATTATCTTTGCCGAATGTTTTCAGAGCATGACATACAGAAAGGATTACGTGTCGCCATCTGGGAAGGCTGCTTTGCCACCGTGCATATTACGCTAACGACTGGCGCGTTTCTCACGGGCTTTGCGCTCATGCTGGGCGTGAACGACTTTCAAGTTGCGCTGTTGACCGCAATCCCTTTGTTGACTCAGGTACTCCAGATTTTTTCCGTTCATGTCATAGAACGGGTTGGTCGGCGCAAGCTCATCTCCGGAGTATTTTCCCTGTTTGGCCGTACCCTTTGGGCTCTCGTGGTGCTTTTGCCGTTTCTTGTCCAACGAAAATCCCAATCCGTTGGGATTTTTCTGGTCATCTTCACGATCATCAGCATGGCGATGAGCTTTTCCGGAGCTCCATGGCTATCCTGGATGGCCGATCTGGTTCCCGCAAAGATCCGTGGCCGCTATTTTGGACAGCGCAATATGATTCTTGGCATCATTACGATGGCCACAAGTATCCTTGCTGGGAGAATTCTCGACCATTATAAGAGCCTCAATCAGTTGCCCATTGGCTTTCTGATCGTCGAGCTGTTTGCCGTTTTCTGCGCGATCATCGCCTTTGGATTTTTGCTACGGCAACCAGAGCCGCCCTATCAGCGAACCCCTTCTTATAGTTTTCTCAACATGCTCAAACAGCCTTTTCAAACAGAAAAGTTCAAAAAGCTATTAACTTTTTACCTGTTTTATATCTTTGCGGTCGGGCTTGCCATCGGATATTTTCCTGTATATTTGCTTAAGACTCTGCGCTGGAGCTTTTCGACCATTGCCCTGCTATCGATTGGTACCTCATTGGTGTCTTTAGTTGCCCAGCCACTTTGGGGTGTACTCATGGACCGCGTCGGCCACAAACCCGTGATCAAAATCACCGCGCTCGGATTGATCCCAGTCCCCATTCTTTATCTCATCGCGACTCCAGACCACTCCTTTCCAATCTGGCTCGATATCTGTTTCACTGGCGTTTTCTGGTCAGGCTTTAATTTGGTCATGTTTAATATGGTTTTTCATACCTTGCCCCAGCATGGCCGACTTGGCTTTCTGGCAGTAAATTCGGCTTTAGTGGGAGTGACAAACTTCATTGCCATGATCTTTGGCGGATGGCTGGCACAGCACTTCGCGTCTTTTCAATTTCATTTCTTGGGGCAAATCTGGATTAATTATCATTTCCTGTTTGGATTGACCCTGATCCTGCGCATCGCCGCCATCCCTTTGATCGATAAGCTTGAAGAACCAGAGGCTAAATCAGTGAGCCGTATGCTGCGCTGGCTATTTTTGATGATCAATCGCCATCTCGGCTTGGAGCAAATTGCTTGGTTATTCAACCGGAGCAACGGAAAATCTGGTTCGTGA
- a CDS encoding outer membrane protein transport protein, with protein sequence MKKFQTIVLLIVLSILISMEISLAQGNIDFNFIGAGARARAMGGAFIGGADDATAASWNPAGLIFLEKPEVSATYVYSSVYQSIDDEAVEDLGLSHGYVNFVSAAFPISIGANNIVGCIAFQRMIDLFDKQEAFLSDMYGNQYWYDTKQKGGVDAVSPSVGVQVSPQFSLGLAYNIYLGKSITKWTSWDTNQEIEAPKEQYSGGNLSLGALADLGKFRIGGVFKTPYTLKAERDEALNVSGEIDFFGYELEMKMPGMFGIGLMYEPTPKLRVAADYEMRGFSNFKMRLNWTSPDLQDQNTDKFEKAEWENVNQFRLGAEYLVTAGNSFVPLRIGLKSEPKPYKDSNGDQVMGAALTMGIGLVAKNFTLAAALEYSALSLKYQYFDGYAYTESEITNSQLNFLLSGIFYFGK encoded by the coding sequence ATGAAAAAATTTCAAACGATTGTCCTGCTGATTGTGCTATCTATTCTAATCAGCATGGAGATCTCGCTGGCGCAAGGAAATATCGATTTCAACTTCATTGGAGCCGGTGCCCGCGCTCGTGCGATGGGAGGTGCGTTCATTGGCGGGGCAGATGATGCCACAGCAGCATCGTGGAACCCTGCGGGTCTGATTTTCCTTGAGAAGCCAGAAGTCTCGGCGACTTATGTCTACTCTTCGGTGTATCAGAGCATTGATGACGAGGCGGTCGAAGACCTCGGCCTTAGCCATGGCTACGTTAACTTCGTGAGTGCAGCATTTCCGATTTCGATTGGCGCTAATAACATTGTCGGTTGTATTGCTTTTCAGCGGATGATCGATTTGTTCGATAAGCAAGAGGCGTTTCTTTCAGATATGTATGGCAACCAGTACTGGTACGACACTAAGCAGAAGGGCGGAGTTGATGCGGTATCACCTTCGGTAGGGGTGCAGGTTTCACCCCAGTTTTCCTTGGGCCTGGCCTACAATATTTATCTGGGAAAATCAATTACTAAATGGACATCATGGGATACGAATCAGGAGATTGAGGCTCCCAAAGAGCAGTATAGTGGCGGCAATCTCTCATTGGGAGCTTTGGCCGATCTTGGTAAGTTCAGGATCGGTGGCGTGTTCAAGACGCCATATACGTTGAAAGCAGAGCGCGACGAGGCGCTTAATGTTAGTGGTGAGATCGATTTCTTCGGGTATGAATTGGAGATGAAAATGCCCGGCATGTTCGGCATTGGCCTGATGTATGAGCCAACACCAAAGCTACGCGTTGCCGCTGACTACGAGATGCGAGGGTTTTCGAATTTTAAGATGCGGTTGAACTGGACCTCGCCAGATTTGCAAGACCAAAACACCGATAAATTTGAAAAAGCCGAATGGGAGAATGTCAATCAGTTTCGTCTGGGCGCTGAATATCTGGTGACTGCTGGCAATAGTTTCGTTCCGTTACGCATCGGACTCAAAAGCGAACCAAAACCCTATAAAGATTCAAACGGTGATCAGGTAATGGGCGCTGCGCTCACCATGGGGATTGGATTGGTGGCGAAAAACTTCACATTGGCTGCAGCCCTCGAATATAGTGCCCTCAGCTTGAAGTACCAGTATTTTGATGGTTATGCTTATACCGAGTCAGAGATAACCAATAGCCAATTAAATTTCTTGCTATCTGGTATTTTCTATTTTGGCAAATGA
- a CDS encoding NAD(P)H-dependent glycerol-3-phosphate dehydrogenase: protein MNIAVLGAGSWGIALSLVLDYNGHRVRLWEFRPDAAERLDKTRDAKEFLPGITLPHSIQVMNDFQRASSDADLIVVAVPSHVVRSIGEKLNQIQFEKSPILINVAKGIENETLMRMSEVLQQTIQWANPNNIVTLSGPSHAEEVSRRIPTAIVSASKNMGAAELVQQVFMNEFLRVYTNADIIGVELGGSLKNIIAIAAGICDGAGFGDNTKAALQPRGLVEIVRLGVAMGADPITFAGLSGMGDLIVTCMSRHSRNRYVGEQIGKGRKLDDILKEMVMVAEGVKTTKSAYALSKKFQVEMPITEQVYHILFEGKDARVALKELMLRGPKEEKWG, encoded by the coding sequence ATGAATATTGCGGTTTTGGGCGCAGGGAGTTGGGGTATCGCGCTCTCACTCGTGCTCGATTATAATGGCCACCGGGTAAGGCTCTGGGAATTTCGGCCCGACGCTGCCGAGCGACTCGATAAAACTCGGGATGCGAAAGAGTTTCTGCCCGGTATCACTCTTCCGCATTCCATCCAGGTCATGAATGATTTTCAGCGAGCATCCTCTGATGCGGATCTCATCGTAGTCGCGGTACCATCGCATGTTGTCCGTTCGATTGGCGAGAAATTGAACCAGATCCAATTTGAGAAGTCCCCGATCTTGATCAATGTTGCCAAGGGGATCGAGAATGAGACACTGATGCGAATGTCTGAAGTGCTTCAACAGACCATCCAATGGGCCAACCCAAACAACATTGTGACGCTCTCTGGCCCAAGCCATGCAGAAGAGGTCAGCCGGCGAATCCCAACTGCGATTGTATCGGCAAGCAAAAACATGGGCGCTGCCGAGTTGGTTCAGCAGGTGTTCATGAACGAATTTCTTCGGGTCTACACCAATGCAGATATCATTGGAGTAGAACTAGGAGGTTCATTGAAGAACATTATTGCCATTGCGGCTGGGATTTGCGATGGGGCTGGTTTTGGAGACAACACAAAGGCGGCTTTGCAGCCGCGGGGATTGGTGGAGATCGTGCGACTCGGTGTCGCCATGGGCGCTGATCCGATTACATTTGCTGGCTTATCGGGCATGGGCGATTTAATCGTGACCTGCATGAGTCGGCACAGCCGAAATCGCTATGTTGGCGAACAGATCGGCAAAGGGAGAAAATTGGATGACATTTTGAAAGAAATGGTGATGGTTGCAGAGGGGGTCAAGACGACCAAATCCGCTTACGCATTAAGTAAGAAGTTTCAGGTCGAAATGCCAATTACGGAACAGGTTTATCATATTTTATTTGAAGGCAAAGACGCCCGAGTGGCGCTCAAAGAGTTGATGCTTCGGGGACCGAAGGAAGAAAAATGGGGATAA
- the asnS gene encoding asparagine--tRNA ligase, whose amino-acid sequence MKNDTYVEDISKFEGQDVTISGWLYNRRSSGKLHFLLVRDGTGTIQAVVSKADVPESVFDLCDNLPQESSILVTGKVVADKRSPIGYEIQVKNVELVQSAEEYPITPKEHGIEFLMDLRHLWLRSSKQHAILRVRHAVIRACRDFFDGKGFTLVDAPIFTPAACEGTTTLFETDYFGSKAYLTQSGQLYMEAAAMAFGKVYCFGPTFRAEKSKTRRHLTEFWMIEPEMAYCDLDGDMDIAEEFVEYVVQTVIQKCASELKVLERDISKLETVKRPFPRISYDEAVEIIKQTGLEFQYGNDFGGTDETVISEKFDRPIMVHRYPAAVKAFYMKNDPNDPTKALCVDVLAPEGYGEIIGGGQREDDLTILTQKIQHHNLPMEAFDWYLDIRKYGSVPHAGFGMGIERTVAWICGLKHIREAIPFPRTIYRLKP is encoded by the coding sequence ATGAAAAACGATACGTACGTGGAAGACATATCCAAATTTGAAGGACAGGATGTAACGATCAGCGGCTGGCTATATAATCGAAGATCGAGTGGGAAATTGCATTTTTTATTGGTCAGGGACGGGACTGGCACGATCCAGGCGGTCGTTTCCAAAGCCGATGTGCCGGAGTCGGTATTTGATCTATGCGATAACTTACCTCAGGAGTCATCGATTTTAGTGACTGGGAAGGTTGTGGCTGATAAGCGTTCGCCCATAGGTTACGAGATTCAGGTGAAGAATGTGGAGCTTGTGCAATCTGCCGAAGAATATCCAATCACCCCGAAGGAGCATGGGATAGAGTTTCTGATGGATTTGCGGCATTTGTGGCTGCGCTCTTCCAAGCAGCATGCGATTTTGCGCGTGCGCCATGCAGTGATCCGAGCTTGTCGGGATTTTTTTGATGGCAAGGGATTCACGCTGGTCGATGCCCCAATTTTTACCCCTGCGGCTTGTGAAGGTACCACGACCTTGTTTGAAACCGATTATTTTGGCTCGAAGGCTTATTTGACGCAAAGTGGCCAGCTCTATATGGAAGCTGCGGCCATGGCATTCGGGAAAGTTTATTGTTTCGGTCCTACCTTTCGCGCAGAGAAGTCGAAAACTCGGCGTCATCTGACAGAATTTTGGATGATTGAACCAGAGATGGCCTATTGCGATCTCGATGGGGATATGGACATTGCCGAGGAGTTTGTCGAATATGTGGTGCAGACGGTGATTCAGAAATGTGCCTCGGAGCTCAAAGTATTGGAGCGGGATATTTCGAAGTTGGAGACGGTTAAACGACCCTTTCCACGGATCAGCTATGACGAGGCAGTTGAGATTATCAAACAAACAGGCCTGGAGTTTCAGTACGGCAATGATTTTGGCGGGACGGATGAGACGGTAATATCTGAGAAATTTGATCGACCAATCATGGTGCATCGTTACCCAGCAGCGGTCAAAGCATTTTATATGAAAAACGACCCTAATGATCCCACCAAAGCGCTATGCGTTGACGTGCTCGCCCCAGAAGGCTATGGTGAAATCATCGGAGGTGGTCAACGGGAAGATGATCTCACCATTTTGACGCAAAAGATCCAACATCATAACTTACCGATGGAGGCATTTGATTGGTATTTGGATATCCGAAAATACGGCTCTGTCCCTCATGCGGGATTTGGGATGGGGATCGAGCGCACGGTGGCCTGGATCTGCGGCCTAAAACACATTCGTGAGGCGATTCCGTTTCCGCGGACAATTTACCGGTTAAAACCATGA
- a CDS encoding sodium:solute symporter family protein: MYLLGLHLWDWILIIAYFSMMIFIGTWTRRRVKNTKDFYQGGRSFGKFLTTAMHFGTITSADQAAGVAREIYRQGLSGMWFQNLPLLFTPFYWFVSILQRRARYVGPGDIYLHRFESKFLAGLFATYILLNAIYGGSIGYLLTGKTMQAMMVKPETEYTAAERRSVDEFYELQRLQEKQSYEQLSTAEQERLDVLVEKQKRGELHAYISYLNLNLFYFLYAGIVASYTMLGGLFAAVLNDVIQSLLILVLSFMLLPIGLSKLGGFTGLHQKVPAYMFEIFGSAATSEYTWYFVVTFATLNLIILPPRNFTYGGSPKDDFSARMGMVTGALIKRFTMIGWALTGLIAVGLYQGQLSDPTNIWGHMTKNLLGAGFVGLMIAAIMAANMSTISANSLEWSAAFTKNIFLPLVPQASEKLQIIVGRLVIFVVMFSTIYFAKMVDDIFVVFKYVLSIGTIIGPALWLVYFWRRLTTKAVVVQMLLSIMLTVVVPNLVPSINNNRENPKLTIQTVGREEVIQAPATAEDVKAGRASFEGQLIEQRKVYPPTGIYFETVARKNPDDPNSPLEGRGIFRVQLYLISMMGFDLTHLTKAQLATLSNIFDIIFPFIILILVSLITKPNSEKVLREFYACIHTPAHADQTEDARRVKEAIEHPELVEKNKLFPGTNWEFWKPTKQDIWGFVICWLLVGLIIWLYTIIMKIGA, translated from the coding sequence ATGTATCTTTTAGGGCTTCACTTGTGGGACTGGATTCTGATTATCGCTTATTTTTCGATGATGATTTTTATCGGAACTTGGACGCGCCGGCGCGTGAAGAACACCAAGGATTTCTATCAAGGCGGCCGCAGCTTCGGTAAATTTTTAACGACAGCCATGCATTTCGGCACCATTACCAGCGCCGATCAGGCCGCAGGAGTGGCACGCGAAATCTATCGTCAAGGGCTCTCTGGTATGTGGTTTCAAAATTTGCCGCTGTTGTTCACTCCTTTTTATTGGTTCGTCTCCATCTTGCAACGCCGCGCCCGATATGTTGGTCCAGGAGACATTTATTTGCATCGGTTCGAAAGCAAATTCCTGGCAGGGCTATTCGCGACCTATATTCTGCTCAATGCCATCTATGGAGGCTCCATCGGATATTTGCTCACAGGAAAGACCATGCAGGCCATGATGGTTAAACCTGAGACAGAATATACCGCCGCAGAACGCCGGAGTGTCGATGAATTTTATGAATTACAACGACTCCAAGAAAAGCAGAGTTACGAACAATTGTCCACAGCCGAACAAGAACGGCTTGACGTACTGGTAGAGAAACAGAAGCGAGGGGAACTCCATGCGTACATCTCATATCTAAACCTGAATCTGTTTTATTTCTTATATGCTGGGATTGTGGCTTCCTACACCATGCTGGGAGGGTTGTTCGCCGCTGTCTTAAATGATGTGATTCAAAGTTTATTGATTTTGGTGCTATCGTTCATGCTGCTACCGATCGGTTTGAGCAAGTTAGGAGGGTTCACAGGACTGCATCAAAAGGTCCCGGCCTATATGTTCGAGATTTTCGGTTCAGCCGCCACCAGTGAATATACCTGGTATTTCGTGGTGACCTTTGCGACACTCAATTTGATCATCTTGCCTCCCCGAAATTTCACCTACGGTGGTTCGCCCAAGGATGATTTTTCTGCCCGAATGGGCATGGTAACCGGGGCGTTGATCAAACGATTCACCATGATCGGATGGGCATTGACTGGGCTGATCGCCGTCGGGTTGTACCAGGGTCAGTTGTCCGATCCGACCAACATTTGGGGACATATGACCAAAAATCTGTTAGGCGCTGGTTTCGTGGGACTGATGATCGCAGCCATTATGGCCGCTAACATGTCGACAATTAGCGCAAACAGCTTGGAATGGTCAGCCGCATTCACTAAAAATATTTTTCTTCCATTGGTTCCACAAGCCAGCGAGAAATTGCAGATCATTGTGGGCCGATTGGTGATCTTTGTGGTGATGTTTTCAACAATTTATTTCGCGAAGATGGTGGACGACATTTTTGTCGTATTTAAATATGTGCTCTCGATTGGAACGATTATTGGTCCAGCGCTCTGGCTGGTCTATTTCTGGCGTCGCTTAACCACCAAGGCCGTTGTCGTTCAAATGCTCCTTTCCATCATGCTAACCGTTGTTGTGCCCAATCTCGTTCCATCGATTAATAACAATCGGGAAAACCCGAAACTGACCATTCAAACGGTTGGTCGCGAAGAGGTTATTCAAGCCCCAGCTACGGCTGAGGATGTAAAAGCTGGTCGCGCCAGCTTCGAAGGTCAACTCATTGAACAACGAAAAGTATATCCGCCCACTGGTATCTATTTTGAGACGGTGGCCCGGAAGAACCCCGATGATCCGAATTCGCCATTAGAGGGGAGAGGCATCTTTCGGGTGCAATTATATCTGATCTCGATGATGGGATTTGATCTCACGCATCTGACAAAAGCGCAATTAGCCACCCTTTCCAATATCTTTGATATCATTTTTCCGTTTATTATTTTGATTCTGGTCAGCCTGATCACCAAGCCAAATTCTGAAAAAGTTCTGCGCGAATTCTATGCCTGTATTCACACGCCCGCGCATGCTGATCAAACTGAAGATGCCAGACGCGTTAAGGAAGCTATTGAGCATCCCGAATTGGTGGAAAAGAACAAATTATTTCCTGGTACCAATTGGGAATTTTGGAAGCCCACCAAGCAGGACATTTGGGGGTTCGTGATCTGTTGGCTATTGGTCGGCCTCATTATTTGGCTTTACACGATCATTATGAAAATCGGTGCTTAG
- a CDS encoding DUF4416 family protein, giving the protein MGQPKIAVDVKLFCAITFANRELYDKVKALLEGKFGPVDTLSAEYEFNYTQYYAKEMGLNLKKRLIGFEQLIRPELLPEIKLQTNTIEQQFSIENKRRVNIDPGYLAEAKVVLATTKNFDHRIYLGKGIYGDVHLRYRRNKFIINEWTYPDYRDKIVIDFFARLRKKYLPKYLELIQLRKQGKLNEVGIDL; this is encoded by the coding sequence ATGGGGCAACCCAAAATTGCAGTTGATGTCAAACTGTTTTGTGCCATCACTTTTGCCAATAGAGAGTTATATGATAAAGTAAAAGCACTACTCGAAGGCAAATTTGGCCCGGTTGATACGCTTTCTGCAGAATATGAGTTCAATTATACCCAATATTATGCAAAAGAGATGGGGTTAAATCTCAAAAAGCGGCTGATTGGATTCGAACAATTGATCCGACCAGAGCTTTTACCAGAAATAAAATTACAAACCAACACCATTGAGCAGCAATTTTCCATTGAGAACAAACGCCGAGTAAACATCGACCCTGGATACTTGGCAGAGGCAAAAGTGGTGCTGGCAACCACTAAAAATTTCGATCATCGCATCTATCTGGGGAAGGGCATTTATGGCGATGTCCATCTTCGTTATCGACGCAATAAATTCATTATCAACGAATGGACATATCCAGATTATCGGGACAAGATCGTGATCGATTTTTTCGCACGATTGAGAAAAAAATATCTGCCAAAATATTTGGAATTGATACAACTGAGAAAACAAGGGAAATTGAATGAAGTCGGGATTGACCTATAA
- a CDS encoding adenine phosphoribosyltransferase, whose product MEQLKAMIRTVPDFPRPGIGFKDITTLIKDGAAFHQAIEAMAELHAPETIDLVLGIEARGFIFASALAYKWGKGVVIVRKPGKLPAETVREQYSLEYGTDAIEIHKDAIAKGQRVLVVDDLLATGGTVAAACRLVERLGGQVVGIAFLIELSFLNGVNQLKNYHVTSLIKFDHE is encoded by the coding sequence ATGGAACAACTCAAAGCGATGATTCGGACTGTGCCCGATTTTCCCCGGCCGGGAATTGGATTCAAAGACATTACCACGTTAATCAAAGATGGTGCGGCATTTCACCAGGCGATCGAAGCAATGGCCGAACTGCATGCCCCAGAAACAATCGATTTGGTGCTGGGAATTGAGGCTCGCGGGTTCATCTTTGCCTCAGCGTTGGCCTATAAATGGGGAAAAGGGGTGGTCATCGTTCGGAAACCGGGCAAATTGCCTGCCGAGACGGTGCGCGAACAATACTCTTTGGAATATGGTACCGATGCCATCGAGATCCACAAAGATGCCATCGCGAAAGGGCAGCGGGTCCTGGTGGTCGACGACCTTTTGGCTACGGGTGGCACCGTGGCCGCCGCGTGTCGCTTAGTGGAAAGGCTTGGTGGTCAGGTCGTTGGCATCGCTTTTTTAATCGAACTGAGCTTCTTGAATGGGGTCAACCAGCTAAAAAATTATCATGTCACCTCCTTGATAAAATTCGACCATGAATAA
- a CDS encoding TIGR00725 family protein, which yields MITKTTKIIGVIGQGKDCPPELLQAAEEVGYYIGQRHGILICGGLGGIMEAACFGCKSAGGVTIGVLPGAQKSDANQYVDIPIITGMGEARNLIIVRSADVLIAIGGKYGTLSEIAFALSFGKPIVGLHTWPHFSQIIQVESAEQAVKTAFKLIE from the coding sequence ATGATCACAAAAACCACAAAAATCATCGGAGTAATTGGCCAGGGTAAAGATTGCCCTCCCGAGCTTTTGCAGGCTGCCGAGGAAGTGGGCTACTATATTGGCCAACGGCATGGGATTTTAATTTGCGGCGGGCTTGGCGGCATCATGGAAGCAGCATGCTTCGGCTGCAAGTCGGCTGGTGGTGTAACCATTGGAGTGCTGCCGGGCGCACAAAAATCCGATGCGAACCAATATGTGGATATTCCCATCATCACTGGCATGGGGGAAGCGCGGAATCTCATCATCGTTCGCTCAGCGGATGTGTTGATCGCCATTGGCGGAAAATATGGTACTCTTTCCGAAATTGCCTTTGCGTTGAGCTTTGGCAAGCCAATCGTAGGGTTGCATACCTGGCCGCATTTTTCGCAGATCATCCAAGTGGAAAGCGCTGAGCAGGCTGTAAAAACAGCGTTCAAATTAATCGAATAG